ACGCTTCAGTACAAATCAGAACTGATACCAAGAATATCTACATCGATCCGACTATGAAGAGAACAGGTCTTGAGTTGAATGATTTCGACCCTCCTGATTTGATATTAGTAACTCATGGACATGGTGACCATTTCGACGGGAATCTCATCTTCCCT
Above is a genomic segment from Candidatus Thorarchaeota archaeon containing:
- a CDS encoding MBL fold metallo-hydrolase — translated: MGVTIKLLAHASVQIRTDTKNIYIDPTMKRTGLELNDFDPPDLILVTHGHGDHFDGNLIFP